The window ACAGGTTGATGATGTACGCTCGACTAATTTTTTCTTTTTTTATCTGATTTAATTATATGAATAAACCATACCACTGTATAATCCTTTCAACTAAATCCGCGGGCTCCAGTGCTTTACAAAATTGCCTGGTTCAGAACTATGGGTTCAGGATGACCAAACATACTACTCATCATGAAAATGAGACCCTTTTCTGGGCTAAAGCAGCTTCTGTTTTAGGATTGCCTCAGCTCAAGATGCACAGAAGCAGGGTGCCATACTCCAATACATTAGCACTAAAGGCACTTAATAGCTTTTGCGTTGAAAATAATTTAGGAGAGCTAAAGCAGGAGAGCCTTAACAGGAAAACTATATTTGAAATGTATCTAAGCCTGATTGTACAGAACGGACCATTATTTCTTGAAAAGAGTCCCCATCATCTCTTCAATCAAAGCAACCTGGATCTAATAAGTGAATTTAAAGAAAAATATCAGGATAAGATTAATTTTAAAATCTTGGGCCTGGTGCGTCATCCGCTTTCGGTGATATATTCTGGCTGGGACCGCTGGAAACATGATTGCAGCGAGTTTGAACAGGAATGGCTGATTTCCAACACTAACCTGCTCAAAAACAAAGAAGCACTTGATCTTGAAATAATACGATACGAAGACCTGGTTTCTGAAAATGCAGCTTCATTGAAAGATAAACTAGCCTTGGAACCGGTTTCCAGTAAGTTCGAGTTTAAGAGTGGTTCTCTGGAGAAGTGGAAATCAGATAAGAATTTTGCCCATCAGCTGAGCAAAGAAACCATGGACCTTGCTAAAAAATTTGGATATACAGACTTTGAAACATCAGAGGAGACACTCACCTGGAAGCTTAAGAGCTGGTCTACCTATGCCGGGGTTGAGATGAAACGACTCCTTCGTGCCAGTGCTGTGTATCTGATGCTGTCGTGATTGCATAAAGCTGCAGCATATAGATTAGCACTGTTGCCGTCACGGAGATTTAAAACATCATTGTACTGAAGCTGTTTATTAATACGAACTTAGGCGTCAGCAAAACTACTTCCATAGAGGTTAAGCCAAATTTTTTCTCTGGTGGAGCAACACCATATAGCGCAGTGATAGCTGATACAGACTTTTTAAAAGCACTGCAACAGACAGCATGAAGAAGTTAGAACTTAATCAAAAAATAGTTACCTACCATAAAATAAGTGCTCAAAATAAACTTCCTGCTCATTTTAAGATTTATCAGGAGCAGCAGGTGCTGATTACGGTAGACGATGGCGATGTTTCCTTTTACCAATACATGTTTCCCATTCTGAAGGAGTTTAAGCTCCCTGCTATCCTGTTCATTATTACCGGTCTGATCGATACAAAGATTCCTTTCTGGTGGGATGAGCTGGTATATCTGTTAGGAGCAGCAGAAGGTGAAAAGAAAGTTTGGGAGGTTAAAGAGTGGCCTAATTACAAAAGGCTGGAATATTTAAAGCAGCTCCGAAAGTCTTCGGGCAAACCCCTGCTTGAACAGGTGCAGCTAACCTCTGATCAACTGCTTGAAATGCAGGCCGCCGGCATTACCATTGCCAATCATTCTCATACCCACCCCATGTTCGACAGGTGTACGGAAGAAGAGATGCGGGTGGAGTTTGAAAAATCCAGACAATTCTTTGAAGAAAAGGGCCTTAAGGGATATGATCTGTTTGCTTACCCCAATGGCAACTACAGCTCATTAACCGAAAAGGTAGCTAAGGAAGAAGGGATTAGCCGGGCTTTTTTATTTGATCATCAGGTACCGGGAAAGAAGACAAACCCCTACCGGATATCTCGATTAAGCGTAACAGATAAAACCAGCGTAAAAAAACTGCAGTTTATATTGAGTGGCTGGCACAGCAAATTTGTGCCTGTCAGTAAGAAAATCTATAAAATATTAAATGGCTGAAAAATCATTCTTCCATCGCTTTGTTTCCCGCTTCCGGAAGAATAAGGCACTAATGTCGCTGCTGGACAGGAGCGGGAGAAATATTTATAATAAAAAATGGGTCTTTATTATTGGGTGTTATAATTCCGGCACTACACTTCTGGAGCAGGTGCTGTCCACACATCCGGCCATGAGCTCTTTGAATGATGAGGGGGTGGTACTCACTGATGAATTATTGCGGCCTGAGGATTTTGCCTGGCGCCGGATGTGGCAGACCTGTGAGGAAGAAATAAAAATAGATAGAAGTGAGGCAGCCGAAAAGGCTGTTAGGATCAAGAGGCACTGGTCTCACTTTTATAATCTTAGAAAACCTGTGTTGCTGGAAAAGTCAATTGCCAACACCACCAGAATTGATTTTTTTAACCGCTATTTTGAAGATGCCCATTTTATACATCTTGTCAGGAACGGCTATGCAGTAGCGGAAGGTATACACCGTAAAGCAGTGGTGATGGAGGGAAACCCCAGCTTTAGAGAAGGCGCACAATATCCTATAGAATACTGTGCCAGGCAATGGGCCAGAAGTCTGGAGTTGGTAGCACAGACCAGAGAGAATGTCGACCGGTTCTATGAAATCACCTACGAAAGGTTTACCGAAAACCCTGATGAGGTGCTGCGGGAAATCACGGATTTTATTGGCGTAGAGCCTTTCGAAAATACATTTAAAGGCAATGTATTTAAGGTACACAACCTGGAGAGCAGCATCCGGAACATGAATGAGAAAAGTTTAAAAAAACTCACCGAACCGGAGATAGCGTTGATCAATAAAGAAGCATCCTCTTATCTGGCCCGGTACGGATACCTGATGAAAGCATGAGAATACTTTTTGTACAGGATAGCCTTGGAACCGGTGGAGCAGAACGCTCCAATGCCTACCTATGGTATTACCTAAGAGCCCAGGGTGTTGAATTTAGAATAATTGTACTGGGGCACCGGAAAGAAGGAATTGAACAGGAAATATTGTCGGAGGGGTTTCAGGTAACTTTTCTGAAACGGGGAAGCTATTTGAAAAATGGCCGTGAAATTGCCGGTATCATAAAAGCATACAAGCCTGCCGTGGTTCATTCCGTACTCTATGAATCTAATTTGCGTGTGCGGTTTGCAAAATTTTTCACCCAGTTTTATCATGTGGAAAGTCTGGTAAACTGTACATATGCACCTATCCGGTTCAAAGATCCAAGAGTGAGTACTCCTGGTCTGTACCTGGCAAAGTACATAGATTATTTTACCAGATCCAGAGGTGTAGATCATTCTATTGCTATTACCCGCGAAGTGGCAAAGCACTACCAGGAACAGTTTAACATTCCCTCCTCCGGAATGTCAGTTATCTTCAGGGGCCGAAAAGAAAACCAGCACCTGGCAGAAAGGGCCGCTCACCGTCAGAAAATAAACAAAGAGCTGGGTATTGCAGCAGATAAAGTAGTGCTGATACATGTAGGCAGGCAGGAGTACCAGAAAGGACATATCACCTTACTGGAGTCATTAGCTAATATTTATGGTAGCAGTAAGGAAACCTGGAATAAGATTGAATTTTTATTTTGTGGCAGAATGGGCAATGCCTCTGCCGATATTGATGCTTTTACAGAAGCACATCCAGAGCTTACTGAAAAATTGCACTGGCTGGGGCACCGGCATGATGTACTCCAACTGTTAGCAGCCGCAGATGTGTTTGTATTTCCCTCCTTATATGAGGGCCTGGGAGGCTCACTGATTGAAGCACAGGCTGCAGCCCTGCCAATTGTATGCTCTGATATTCCTGTGCTCCACGAGGTGGTGAAAGAAGGAAAGAATGCACTTATGTTTCCGGTAACAGATCCAGGCTCAATGGCAAATCAGCTCATCAGGGTGATCAACAACCCGGAGCAGAGAAAAAGCATGCGGGAATACAGCCTTAGAAACTATCAGGAGAAGTTCAGGTTACAAAATATAAATGAGGAAATGCTGAATTTTTACAGAAAAGTAAGTGGATAAAGAAATAGAATTTTTTAGAATCCTGAATCCGGGTTTTACAGATTGGCATAATTAATCTTTTTTATCTTCTTTACGTGCGTTAGTTGCTGCTCTGCATACCGCTAAAGAAGCATAAGAATATTTTTGAATAAACAGAGATAAGGGGAGTAGCAACAGGGCTGCCCTTAGCAAACCAATTTTTCGATGGAACTTAAAAACAAACAAGTACTGGTAACAGGAGCTGATGGCTTTATAGGAAGCCATTTAGTTGAACGATTGCTTGAAGAAGGTTGTAAAGTAAAAGCATTTGTGTATTATAACTCCTTTAACAGCTGGGGTTGGCTGGATAATTTTCCAAAGGAAAAGCTCTCGCAGGTAGAAATATTTTCCGGTGATATCAGGGATCCTAATGGCGTACGTACTGCCATGAAAGGAGTGGAGGTTGTGTTTCACCTGGCTGCGCTGATTGCCATACCCTTTAGCTACCACTCGCCCGATAGCTACATAGATACGAATGTGAAGGGAACCCTGAATATTGTACAGGCTGCCAAAGACCTGGGGGTAGAGCGTGTACTGGTTACTTCTACCTCTGAGGTGTATGGCACGGCACAGTATATCCCCATCGACGAAAAACATCCAAGACAACCCCAGTCTCCCTACTCAGCTTCTAAAATTGGGGCCGACTGCATAGCCGAATCTTTTTACAGGAGCTTTAACCTGCCGCTTACCATTGTCCGTCCGTTCAATACATATGGGCCCCGTCAATCTGCCAGGGCTGTGATTCCAACCATCATAACACAGTTGCTCAATGGTAAAACAGAGATCAAGCTGGGAGACCTGACACCTACCCGGGACCTGCTCTTTGTAAAAGATACCGCCAATGGTTTTGTAGAAATCGCCAAGTCAGATAGCCTGATGGGTGAAGACTGCAACATTGCTACTGAGTCAGAAATATCCATTGGAGAACTTGCTCAGGGCATCATAGACCAGATCAACCCACAGGCAAAAATTGTACAGGATGAGGAGCGTCTAAGGCCTGCAAAGAGTGAAGTTTTTCGTCTTTATGGAGCCAAAAGCAAGATTATGGAAAACACCAGCTGGCAAATGAAGTACAGCCTGGAGGAGGGCTTGCGTGAAACTATTGCATGGTTTAGCAATAAAGAGAACCTGGGCCATTACAAGGCAGATATCTATAATATTTAGCGCAAATTCTATCCTTTCATAGCGGGTGATTCAGGTCTCCCGCTTCAGAAAATCATAAGTATTTATGGGGCAAAGCAGCAAGTTCAGCCATATTATCACATTCATTAAATCGCTGTTTCCGGGGCAGGATTTCATTCCCCTGCACGAGCCCAGGTTTGTGGGTAACGAGAAAAAGTATGTGGCAGATGCCATAGACTCTACTTTTGTCTCTTCTGTTGGGGCTTATGTGAACCGCTTCGAGGAAATGATGCAGGAAATTACAGGCGCAAAGTATGCCGTTGCTACTGTAAATGGTACCGCTGCCCTGCATATGGCCCTTTTGGTGGCCGGTGTTAAGCAGGGCGACGAAGTGCTGTCGCAGGACCTAAGCTTTATTGCTACGGCCAATGCCATTAGCTACCTGGGAGCAAAACCGGTTTTTCTGGATATTGACCAAAAGACCCTGGGCTTATCGGCAGCAAAACTGGAGGCTTTTTTAGAGCAGTGGGGACAGAAAACAGCCAAAGGGACCATCAATAAAAAAACTACAAAGCGAATTGCGGCCTGCGTGCCAATGCATAGTTTTGGCTTTCCCTGCGAAATTGACAAAATAGCTTCTATTTGCCGCCAGTGGCAGATACCCCTGGTGGAAGATGCCGCAGAATCGCTGGGAAGCTACTACAAAAAGAAGCACACAGGCACATTTGGATTGCTTGGCACCTACAGCTTCAATGGCAATAAAACCATTACCTGTGGCGGTGGCGGCGCTATTGTTACCAATGATGAGCAGCTGGCCAGGCTGGCCAAGCACCTTACCACACAAGCAAAAGTACCACATGCATGGGAGTTTAACCACGACTACATTGGCTACAATTACCGCATGCCCAATCTCAATGCTGCCCTGGCATGTGCCCAGCTGGAGCAATTGCACCATTTTGTGGAAAACAAACGTCAACTTGCCCAAACCTATCAGGCATTTTTTGAGCAGATGACCGGCATGGAATTTTTCAAAGAAGAACAAGATGCAAAAGCCAATTACTGGCTTAATGTATTGCTGCTGGAGAGCCGGGAAGAACGAGATGCATTTTTAACAGAAGCAAATCAGAATGGTGTAATGGTGCGGCCTGCATGGACGCTGATGCACAAACTTCCTATGTTCAGGGACAGCCAGCACGATGATGTTGCAGTTAGCCAGTGGGCAGAAGACAGACTGGTAAATATTCCAAGCAGTGTCAGACTAACGTAAGCTTATGAGAAAAATTGCACTTTTTGGCTATTCTGGCCATGCCTACGTAGTGGCCGACGCTTTAACCGCTGGCGGAGATCATATAATGGGGTATTATGAGCGTGAGAAAGCTGCCTCCAATCCTTTTAACATACCCTGGCTGGGTTATGAGCAGGAGGAGGGGGTACTGGAGGTACTGGAAGACCAGGAGGCTTTTGCGGCGCTTGGTGTTGGAGAAAACAGGATCAGAAAAAAGATCATGCTTTTTTTGAAAGATCAGGGCGTACAATGCACGCGGGTAATCCATCCTGCTTCTATCGTTTCAGGAATGGCAGGCGTAGAGGAGGGTAGTTTTGTTGCTGCAGGCGTTAAAGTGAACGCACTGGCTACTGTAGGGGCAGGCGTAATTCTCAATACAGGCTGTATTATAGAACATGAGTGCACCATTGGCAGTTTTGTTCATATAGCCCCCGGTGCTGTGCTTGCCGGTAGTGTTAGTGTTGGGGAAAATAGCTTTATAGGGGCCAATGCCGTGATTAAACAAGGCGTACGTATAGGCAGCAATGTAATTATAGGTGCAGGTTCTGTTGTGCTGAAAGATATTTCCGACAATCAAACCTGGGTAGGAAACCCTGCAAGAAGAATAAAATAATGAATAAAACACTAATTATAGCCGAAGCAGGTGTAAACCACAACGGCGATTTGGCCCTGGCCAGGCAGCTGATCGATGCAGCTGCAGAAGCAGGAGCAGATTATGTTAAGTTTCAAACATTTAAGGCCCACAAGCTGGTGAGCAAATCTGCCAAACAGGCCGATTATCAGGTAAAAAATCAGAGCGGACAGGCCGATGATACCCAATACAGCATGCTGAAAAAACTGGAGCTGTCTGAAAAGGATCATTACGAGCTGCAGCAATATACAGAAGAGAAAGGTATCAAATTTCTATCTACCGGTTTCGATTATGACAGTATAGATTTCCTTGACAGCTTAGGGCTTGCACTTTTCAAGATTCCCTCTGGAGAAATTACCAATAAACCATACCTGAAGCATGTGGGAAGTAAGGGCAAACCGGTTATCCTTTCTACAGGCATGGCATCTTTAAAGGAAATAGAAGAAGCTATAGATGTTCTGGAAGCAGCAGGCCTGAAAAAGCCACAGATATCAGTTTTACACTGCAATACAGAGTATCCTACTCCTATGGAAGATGTAAACCTGAAAGCGATGCTGACCATAAGAGAAGCCTTTAAGATCAACGTAGGTTATTCCGATCATACCCTGGGCATAGAGGTGCCTGTGGCTGCAGTGGCAATGGGGGCCACTATCATAGAAAAGCACTTTACTCTAGATAACAACCTGCCCGGGCCGGATCATAAAGCATCTTTAAATCCGGAGGAGCTGAAATCTATGATAAAGGCCATCCGTAACATAGAAATGGCACTTAGTGCCGACGGAAGAAAAGTACCGAGCACATCCGAAGCTAAGAACAAGTCCCTGGTTAGAAAGAGCCTTTATTTTAATGGCAGTTATCCGGAAGGAACCCTACTGCAGGAGCATCATTTTATTGCCATGCGGCCTGCCAGCGGTATTAGTCCTATGCAGATTGATGATTTTGTAGGCAGAACACTTAAAAAAGGAGTACAGGAAGGCGAGCTTGTTGAATTTAACCATTTCTCATGAAGAAGGACAGATGAGTCAGTACGACACTTCTTATACCTTCTTCCCCGCTTACAGTGAAGCATGCAACAACAGAGCAACAGTTCAAAAACCTGCTGCGGGCGCTCGACGGACAGTAAGACACTAAAATTATTTTTACGAAACCTAATGCCGATACAGACGGTAAATAATTATTAACCTGATAGATGATTACATAAGAAGAAATTCAGATAAGAGCGTAGCCTTTATTTCGCTGAGACAGCTCAGTTACCTATCTGCTTTAGAGCATGTAGATGAGGTAGAGGGTAATACTAAAAGAGGATTTGCTCCTGTTTTACCTGAAAAGGC of the Flammeovirgaceae bacterium 311 genome contains:
- a CDS encoding polysaccharide deacetylase (COG0726 Predicted xylanase/chitin deacetylase), which produces MKKLELNQKIVTYHKISAQNKLPAHFKIYQEQQVLITVDDGDVSFYQYMFPILKEFKLPAILFIITGLIDTKIPFWWDELVYLLGAAEGEKKVWEVKEWPNYKRLEYLKQLRKSSGKPLLEQVQLTSDQLLEMQAAGITIANHSHTHPMFDRCTEEEMRVEFEKSRQFFEEKGLKGYDLFAYPNGNYSSLTEKVAKEEGISRAFLFDHQVPGKKTNPYRISRLSVTDKTSVKKLQFILSGWHSKFVPVSKKIYKILNG
- a CDS encoding sulfotransferase family protein (COG0457 FOG: TPR repeat) — its product is MSLLDRSGRNIYNKKWVFIIGCYNSGTTLLEQVLSTHPAMSSLNDEGVVLTDELLRPEDFAWRRMWQTCEEEIKIDRSEAAEKAVRIKRHWSHFYNLRKPVLLEKSIANTTRIDFFNRYFEDAHFIHLVRNGYAVAEGIHRKAVVMEGNPSFREGAQYPIEYCARQWARSLELVAQTRENVDRFYEITYERFTENPDEVLREITDFIGVEPFENTFKGNVFKVHNLESSIRNMNEKSLKKLTEPEIALINKEASSYLARYGYLMKA
- a CDS encoding capsular polysaccharide biosynthesis glycosyl transferase (COG0438 Glycosyltransferase), producing the protein MRILFVQDSLGTGGAERSNAYLWYYLRAQGVEFRIIVLGHRKEGIEQEILSEGFQVTFLKRGSYLKNGREIAGIIKAYKPAVVHSVLYESNLRVRFAKFFTQFYHVESLVNCTYAPIRFKDPRVSTPGLYLAKYIDYFTRSRGVDHSIAITREVAKHYQEQFNIPSSGMSVIFRGRKENQHLAERAAHRQKINKELGIAADKVVLIHVGRQEYQKGHITLLESLANIYGSSKETWNKIEFLFCGRMGNASADIDAFTEAHPELTEKLHWLGHRHDVLQLLAAADVFVFPSLYEGLGGSLIEAQAAALPIVCSDIPVLHEVVKEGKNALMFPVTDPGSMANQLIRVINNPEQRKSMREYSLRNYQEKFRLQNINEEMLNFYRKVSG
- a CDS encoding nucleoside-diphosphate-sugar epimerase (COG0451 Nucleoside-diphosphate-sugar epimerases); the protein is MELKNKQVLVTGADGFIGSHLVERLLEEGCKVKAFVYYNSFNSWGWLDNFPKEKLSQVEIFSGDIRDPNGVRTAMKGVEVVFHLAALIAIPFSYHSPDSYIDTNVKGTLNIVQAAKDLGVERVLVTSTSEVYGTAQYIPIDEKHPRQPQSPYSASKIGADCIAESFYRSFNLPLTIVRPFNTYGPRQSARAVIPTIITQLLNGKTEIKLGDLTPTRDLLFVKDTANGFVEIAKSDSLMGEDCNIATESEISIGELAQGIIDQINPQAKIVQDEERLRPAKSEVFRLYGAKSKIMENTSWQMKYSLEEGLRETIAWFSNKENLGHYKADIYNI
- a CDS encoding putative PLP-dependent enzyme possibly involved in cell wall biogenesis (COG0399 Predicted pyridoxal phosphate-dependent enzyme apparently involved in regulation of cell wall biogenesis), whose translation is MGQSSKFSHIITFIKSLFPGQDFIPLHEPRFVGNEKKYVADAIDSTFVSSVGAYVNRFEEMMQEITGAKYAVATVNGTAALHMALLVAGVKQGDEVLSQDLSFIATANAISYLGAKPVFLDIDQKTLGLSAAKLEAFLEQWGQKTAKGTINKKTTKRIAACVPMHSFGFPCEIDKIASICRQWQIPLVEDAAESLGSYYKKKHTGTFGLLGTYSFNGNKTITCGGGGAIVTNDEQLARLAKHLTTQAKVPHAWEFNHDYIGYNYRMPNLNAALACAQLEQLHHFVENKRQLAQTYQAFFEQMTGMEFFKEEQDAKANYWLNVLLLESREERDAFLTEANQNGVMVRPAWTLMHKLPMFRDSQHDDVAVSQWAEDRLVNIPSSVRLT
- a CDS encoding sugar O-acyltransferase, sialic acid O-acetyltransferase NeuD family protein (COG0110 Acetyltransferase (isoleucine patch superfamily)); translation: MRKIALFGYSGHAYVVADALTAGGDHIMGYYEREKAASNPFNIPWLGYEQEEGVLEVLEDQEAFAALGVGENRIRKKIMLFLKDQGVQCTRVIHPASIVSGMAGVEEGSFVAAGVKVNALATVGAGVILNTGCIIEHECTIGSFVHIAPGAVLAGSVSVGENSFIGANAVIKQGVRIGSNVIIGAGSVVLKDISDNQTWVGNPARRIK
- a CDS encoding N-acetylneuraminate synthase (COG2089 Sialic acid synthase), whose amino-acid sequence is MNKTLIIAEAGVNHNGDLALARQLIDAAAEAGADYVKFQTFKAHKLVSKSAKQADYQVKNQSGQADDTQYSMLKKLELSEKDHYELQQYTEEKGIKFLSTGFDYDSIDFLDSLGLALFKIPSGEITNKPYLKHVGSKGKPVILSTGMASLKEIEEAIDVLEAAGLKKPQISVLHCNTEYPTPMEDVNLKAMLTIREAFKINVGYSDHTLGIEVPVAAVAMGATIIEKHFTLDNNLPGPDHKASLNPEELKSMIKAIRNIEMALSADGRKVPSTSEAKNKSLVRKSLYFNGSYPEGTLLQEHHFIAMRPASGISPMQIDDFVGRTLKKGVQEGELVEFNHFS